One window of Oscillospiraceae bacterium genomic DNA carries:
- a CDS encoding rRNA pseudouridine synthase, translated as MERLDKILANAMVGSRKEVVKLIRSGAVTVNETVITDPATKVNPDEADIIASGIPVCYREHYHLMMNKPDGYICATEDLREKTVLDLLPDDEVPKNKVFPAGRLDKDTEGFVFLTTDGKLAHRVTGPKNHVNKKYFVQIDKPMIPEWIAKFKSGITIDDGYECKSAFLEILSENTCHLTIFEGKFHQVKRMFEALGATVTYLKRVQIGSLLLDDSLKLGEYRELTPAEITLLEIVPEEYKENL; from the coding sequence ATGGAACGACTGGATAAAATTTTAGCAAACGCCATGGTAGGTTCGAGAAAAGAAGTGGTAAAATTAATTCGTTCAGGTGCTGTAACGGTAAACGAAACCGTAATTACTGACCCGGCGACCAAGGTAAATCCTGACGAAGCAGATATTATCGCAAGTGGAATTCCTGTTTGCTACCGAGAGCATTATCATCTGATGATGAATAAACCGGATGGCTATATCTGTGCCACTGAGGATTTGCGGGAAAAAACAGTACTGGATTTACTCCCTGATGATGAAGTTCCGAAAAACAAAGTATTCCCTGCAGGACGTCTGGATAAAGATACCGAGGGATTTGTGTTTTTAACCACCGACGGTAAACTTGCCCATCGGGTAACAGGGCCGAAAAACCACGTCAACAAAAAATATTTTGTTCAAATTGATAAACCGATGATCCCCGAATGGATTGCAAAATTCAAAAGCGGAATCACCATTGACGATGGCTATGAGTGTAAAAGTGCTTTTTTGGAAATTTTATCGGAGAATACTTGTCACCTCACCATTTTTGAAGGAAAATTTCATCAGGTGAAGCGAATGTTTGAAGCACTTGGTGCCACCGTGACCTACTTAAAACGGGTACAAATCGGAAGTCTTTTGCTTGACGATTCCTTAAAGCTTGGTGAATACAGAGAACTAACCCCTGCCGAAATCACTCTTTTGGAAATCGTACCCGAAGAAT
- the mreD gene encoding rod shape-determining protein MreD, translated as MFQPEFLNLIKKYFLAAAIFLLQLIFADRIRILGVAPDFVFAFVLALSFHKESGYSLWSAIILGFFSDCVSGRFFGIHTTLLVLTALGIRELYHGAFSENFVLEAIYGLIACLLYSLCYALFTSLFEGNFWVLLYRTALLEFVYNFAMFLLMHLVQKRNRKKHRSVFRI; from the coding sequence ATGTTTCAGCCGGAATTTTTAAACTTAATAAAAAAATATTTCTTAGCAGCTGCAATCTTTTTGTTACAGCTTATTTTTGCTGACAGAATTCGTATTCTTGGGGTAGCACCCGATTTTGTGTTTGCGTTTGTGCTGGCCCTTTCTTTCCATAAAGAATCCGGCTATTCCCTATGGTCTGCTATTATTCTCGGCTTTTTCTCAGACTGTGTATCCGGCCGTTTTTTTGGCATTCACACAACGCTGTTGGTACTAACTGCATTAGGTATTCGTGAACTGTACCACGGTGCATTTTCCGAAAACTTTGTTTTAGAAGCTATTTACGGATTGATAGCTTGCTTGTTATATTCCCTGTGCTATGCGCTTTTCACCTCCCTTTTTGAAGGAAATTTCTGGGTGTTACTCTACCGCACTGCCCTGCTGGAATTTGTTTATAATTTTGCGATGTTCCTTTTGATGCACCTTGTTCAGAAGCGAAATCGTAAAAAACACAGGAGTGTGTTTCGCATATGA
- the mreC gene encoding rod shape-determining protein MreC has protein sequence MFLRRNNRKKPIIITVVFAVIIATLLISSAVNRGNVTFLDNIANVTVKPVARFFTNIANSTGNFFNFFGNKKELVESINELTYKNNLLEQENASLSSLETENERLRGLLELKEKYPEYQTTAATVIAKDGSNYGRFITIDKGTESGIAVNQAVMSQNGLIGLVFEAGHGWAKVQTILDPSTSVGCRITRTGDVSVAEGDTTLVNNGMLKMLYVSKEFTVAEGDFVETSGLGEIYPRGIPIGKIKEIKVSEQQNAQYATIMPLVDFTNIQEVLVITKK, from the coding sequence ATTTTTTTGAGAAGAAACAATCGGAAAAAACCGATTATTATTACTGTAGTATTCGCGGTAATTATCGCTACACTGCTCATCAGTTCAGCAGTAAATCGCGGCAATGTGACATTTTTGGATAACATTGCAAATGTCACCGTGAAACCTGTAGCCCGTTTTTTCACCAACATTGCAAATTCCACCGGTAATTTTTTTAATTTTTTCGGGAATAAGAAGGAACTTGTGGAATCCATAAATGAATTGACTTATAAAAACAATCTGTTAGAACAAGAAAATGCTTCTTTAAGCTCGTTGGAAACCGAGAACGAGCGTCTCAGAGGTCTTTTGGAACTCAAAGAAAAATATCCGGAATATCAAACCACTGCAGCAACTGTAATTGCCAAAGACGGTTCCAACTACGGAAGATTTATTACCATTGATAAAGGCACCGAAAGCGGTATTGCCGTAAATCAGGCAGTGATGTCGCAAAACGGTTTGATAGGTTTGGTATTCGAAGCAGGTCACGGATGGGCAAAAGTGCAAACCATTTTAGACCCCTCCACTTCTGTAGGGTGTCGTATTACCCGTACGGGAGATGTGTCAGTAGCAGAAGGTGACACCACACTGGTCAATAACGGTATGTTAAAAATGCTTTACGTTTCCAAAGAGTTTACCGTTGCAGAAGGTGATTTTGTGGAAACCTCCGGTCTGGGTGAAATTTATCCTCGTGGAATTCCCATTGGAAAAATCAAGGAAATCAAAGTTTCCGAACAACAAAACGCTCAATATGCCACCATTATGCCTTTGGTTGATTTTACCAACATCCAAGAAGTTCTGGTCATTACCAAAAAATAA
- a CDS encoding rod shape-determining protein — MSMFARDIGIDLGTANTLIYVKGRGIVLREPSVVAINRYTKDVLAVGNEAKEMVGRTPDSIIAVRPLSEGVISDFAMTYKMIKFFLKKVLKGSIFAKPRVVACVPAGVTEVEKRAVEDAVLQSGAKEVYIVEESMASAVGAGLQIIDAFGNMVLDIGGGTSEVAVISLGAIVTAKSVRIAGDAFDSAIANYIKKNHNLNVGDRTAEAVKIRIGSVYECSGLEDSVDVRGRDLISGLPRNIEITALEVREALEEPIKHIVDAVKETLENTPPELAADIVGKGITLTGGGALLRGLDTLLAKETMLPVKAAENALDCVAMGAGLLLEEIDVLKMLNNDRRQMKHYRR; from the coding sequence ATGTCTATGTTTGCAAGAGATATCGGTATTGATTTAGGTACCGCAAATACTTTAATTTACGTAAAAGGAAGAGGGATTGTGTTAAGAGAACCCTCTGTTGTTGCTATTAACCGTTATACCAAAGACGTTTTGGCAGTTGGTAACGAAGCAAAAGAAATGGTGGGCAGAACACCTGACAGCATTATCGCAGTGCGCCCTTTAAGCGAAGGTGTTATCTCCGATTTTGCTATGACCTACAAAATGATTAAATTCTTTTTAAAGAAGGTTTTAAAAGGCAGTATTTTTGCAAAACCCCGTGTAGTTGCCTGCGTCCCCGCAGGTGTAACCGAGGTGGAAAAACGTGCCGTTGAGGATGCTGTGCTGCAATCCGGTGCCAAAGAGGTTTATATTGTGGAAGAATCCATGGCATCCGCTGTAGGCGCAGGTCTGCAGATCATTGATGCATTCGGAAATATGGTGTTAGATATCGGTGGTGGTACCAGTGAAGTTGCTGTGATTTCTTTAGGTGCCATCGTTACCGCCAAAAGTGTTCGAATTGCCGGGGATGCATTTGATTCTGCCATCGCAAACTACATTAAGAAGAATCACAACTTAAACGTGGGTGACAGAACTGCAGAAGCAGTGAAAATCCGTATCGGTTCTGTATATGAATGTTCCGGTTTGGAAGATTCTGTTGATGTTCGCGGTCGTGACTTAATTTCCGGTCTTCCCAGAAATATTGAAATCACTGCTTTAGAAGTGAGAGAAGCGCTGGAAGAACCCATCAAACATATTGTGGATGCAGTGAAAGAAACACTGGAAAATACCCCTCCTGAGTTAGCCGCAGACATTGTTGGCAAAGGAATCACCTTAACCGGTGGCGGTGCTCTGCTTCGCGGATTGGACACCTTGCTGGCAAAAGAAACCATGCTGCCTGTCAAAGCTGCAGAAAATGCATTGGATTGCGTAGCAATGGGCGCAGGACTTCTGCTGGAAGAAATTGACGTGTTAAAAATGCTCAATAACGACAGACGACAAATGAAACATTATCGCAGATAA
- a CDS encoding DUF4321 domain-containing protein: MPRRIVTMARGKAKQFSVLTLLIILVIGVVLGELMIYFSKGIAALSWLSIGRTIGLTSPIVLDLSVVSFTLGFSLHVNVAVILGILISSLFYRFVF, translated from the coding sequence ATGCCTAGGAGGATTGTTACCATGGCACGCGGAAAAGCAAAACAGTTTTCTGTCCTTACCCTACTCATCATTTTGGTGATTGGTGTTGTGCTGGGAGAACTGATGATTTATTTTTCGAAAGGTATTGCCGCACTGAGCTGGCTTTCTATCGGGCGAACAATTGGATTGACCTCGCCGATTGTATTGGACCTATCAGTTGTATCATTTACGCTGGGTTTTTCCCTGCACGTGAATGTTGCCGTTATTTTGGGAATTTTAATTTCTTCCCTGTTTTATCGGTTTGTATTTTAA
- a CDS encoding Gx transporter family protein — MQSPTSKKISRITIRALCLATLFVLSWVEWIVPLGVPGVKFGFSNLVILVFLSLFGFLEAFLMTGLKILLSAFLFQGFSSFLFTMAGSIGACMAMAVGMHLYRKEKISMAGVSALGGFSHITLQYLMSMLVLKSTAVFGLYPVAAIITLFTSVVIGIIAELLTKRLSKIL; from the coding sequence ATGCAGTCTCCTACTAGCAAAAAAATATCCCGCATTACGATCAGAGCACTGTGTCTCGCCACACTGTTTGTACTGTCCTGGGTGGAATGGATAGTCCCTTTAGGTGTGCCGGGTGTCAAATTCGGATTTTCCAATTTAGTGATTTTGGTATTTTTATCCTTGTTCGGTTTTTTGGAAGCTTTTCTGATGACAGGCCTTAAAATTCTGCTCTCCGCTTTTTTGTTTCAGGGATTTTCCTCATTTCTATTCACAATGGCAGGAAGCATTGGAGCCTGTATGGCAATGGCTGTGGGAATGCATCTGTATCGCAAAGAAAAAATTTCTATGGCAGGTGTCAGTGCCCTAGGCGGATTTTCTCACATCACGCTTCAGTATCTGATGTCTATGCTTGTGTTAAAATCCACAGCTGTGTTCGGCTTATATCCCGTAGCAGCCATTATCACCTTGTTTACCTCTGTCGTGATCGGAATAATTGCAGAACTCTTAACAAAACGACTTTCCAAAATTTTATAA
- a CDS encoding NusG domain II-containing protein, translated as MKKQRFLISTFKKGDFFIFSMIIAVAIAAAIGFYRSPLSANTVTIYVDSREYATYSISEGYEKEIMVKTDYGYNQIYLNSGMVAITDSDCPNHDCVQMGTISQAGDMLICLPHKLMIMLEGGDKVDAVSY; from the coding sequence ATGAAAAAGCAACGTTTTTTGATTAGCACTTTCAAAAAAGGCGATTTTTTTATATTCAGTATGATTATCGCTGTGGCGATCGCGGCAGCTATCGGATTTTATCGATCACCTCTTTCGGCAAACACGGTAACAATTTATGTAGATTCCCGTGAATATGCAACCTATTCTATTTCTGAGGGATACGAAAAAGAAATCATGGTAAAAACAGATTATGGCTATAATCAAATATACCTGAATTCGGGCATGGTAGCCATTACCGATAGCGATTGTCCCAATCACGATTGTGTGCAAATGGGAACAATCTCCCAAGCAGGCGATATGTTAATCTGTCTGCCCCATAAATTGATGATTATGCTGGAAGGAGGCGACAAAGTTGATGCAGTCTCCTACTAG
- a CDS encoding S-layer homology domain-containing protein gives MTKQSQFMKKTLAMLLGVIMLIGMSVSSFAYNVSTDLQGTKYEDAGAVLGALGIMVGDPDGNFRPDDGIKRSEFAKIAVHVMGLEESAKASQSATKFLDVPSEYWATGYINVAANQKLIVGDPDGNFRPEDRISYQEAVTILTRMLGYELAAESKGGYPGGYLQVANQYGFTKNAAGSGTEVTKRGIAAILTYNALTIGMMEQTGFGSNSNFEITDKTVLKEYLSTERFSGQVTGNYYTKLTAASGLEENQIEIDSVVYETTDKNAANYLGHRVNYYVRTDDNGDKTVILVRPEAGRNKIMTIDGANIETVEAGRINYWQNKDTDKATKYAKISASAKMIYNGTFVSFDEAKIKENGTLAGNVELLDVDSDDTYDVVFVNEYKNLVVDGISNLSYTVTDKYGNPSLSFDPEETGVKFSLTDKNGNPFKFEELKEWMVISYLENEAQDVLKATVITDKAEGTVVEMEGDKFKIGDKFYQKADNYTGEIKLDDEGTFFLDIRGRIAAVNTNSALSDKYAYLLDAAEADGMNEHIDLKLYNMSGEVVILSSHDKISLNGGSREAAKTVLEKLKADGKVTKQLITYEVNADGKLTKLNTAEDISGSGVTINKDKFVMNYKGDNTAYKKTSSKLGSYVITDSTLVFDIPATATNSDDYAIKNKSMFEDGGLYDVEIYDAGEDLSAKVVIVKNSTGLTSSESPIAVINKISQSRNDKGEIVDKLYAAHNGQMIALETSEKGILVNGEGKQLKAGDVIQFRTNAQGVIDRITVLFEVDDKATEFTKTDGDMRLVYGKVDRKFASSINVTVNGGSVENFSLDGVKVVSVDTTKSSTQVKLADAGDIQKYDAKSPRLVLIREYKDQVQEIVIVR, from the coding sequence ATGACAAAACAGTCACAGTTTATGAAAAAGACTCTGGCAATGCTTTTGGGCGTTATTATGCTCATCGGTATGAGTGTTTCATCATTTGCGTATAACGTATCCACAGACCTTCAGGGTACCAAATACGAGGATGCAGGAGCAGTGCTGGGAGCTCTTGGTATTATGGTGGGTGATCCGGACGGAAACTTCCGCCCCGATGACGGCATTAAACGTTCTGAGTTTGCAAAAATTGCCGTTCACGTGATGGGACTTGAGGAATCTGCAAAAGCTTCCCAGTCTGCCACCAAATTTTTGGATGTGCCGTCTGAATACTGGGCAACCGGTTATATCAATGTGGCAGCGAACCAGAAACTGATTGTAGGGGACCCCGACGGAAACTTCCGTCCGGAAGACAGAATTTCCTATCAGGAAGCGGTTACCATTTTAACCCGTATGTTGGGTTATGAGCTGGCGGCGGAATCCAAAGGCGGCTACCCCGGCGGCTATCTGCAGGTGGCAAATCAGTATGGTTTCACCAAAAATGCTGCAGGGAGCGGTACCGAGGTGACCAAACGTGGCATTGCGGCAATTTTAACCTACAATGCATTAACCATCGGTATGATGGAGCAGACCGGGTTCGGTTCCAATTCTAATTTTGAAATTACCGATAAAACTGTATTAAAAGAATATCTTTCTACTGAGCGTTTTTCCGGTCAGGTAACCGGTAACTACTACACCAAATTAACCGCTGCAAGCGGTCTGGAAGAAAATCAGATTGAAATTGATTCCGTGGTGTATGAAACCACCGATAAAAATGCGGCAAATTATCTGGGACACCGTGTGAATTACTATGTAAGAACTGACGATAACGGTGATAAAACCGTCATTTTAGTAAGACCCGAAGCAGGCAGAAACAAAATCATGACCATCGACGGAGCTAACATTGAAACCGTGGAAGCAGGTCGTATCAACTACTGGCAGAACAAAGACACCGACAAAGCAACCAAATATGCAAAAATTTCCGCTTCTGCAAAAATGATTTACAATGGCACCTTCGTATCTTTTGACGAAGCAAAAATCAAAGAAAACGGTACTTTAGCGGGTAACGTGGAACTCTTGGACGTGGATTCCGATGACACCTACGATGTGGTATTTGTAAATGAATATAAAAACTTAGTGGTTGACGGTATCAGCAATTTATCTTACACCGTAACCGACAAATACGGCAATCCGTCCTTATCCTTTGACCCCGAAGAAACCGGAGTGAAATTCTCTTTAACCGACAAAAACGGCAACCCCTTCAAATTTGAAGAGTTAAAAGAATGGATGGTTATTTCCTATCTGGAAAATGAAGCACAGGATGTGTTAAAAGCAACTGTTATCACCGATAAGGCGGAAGGCACGGTTGTGGAAATGGAAGGCGACAAATTTAAAATTGGCGACAAATTCTATCAGAAAGCAGATAACTATACCGGTGAAATCAAATTAGATGACGAAGGCACCTTCTTCTTAGATATCCGTGGTCGAATTGCAGCAGTAAACACCAATTCCGCCCTGTCCGATAAGTACGCATACCTCTTGGATGCTGCAGAAGCAGATGGTATGAATGAGCATATTGACCTGAAACTTTATAATATGAGCGGGGAAGTGGTAATTCTCTCTTCTCACGATAAAATTTCCTTAAACGGCGGCAGCAGAGAAGCGGCAAAAACCGTTCTGGAAAAATTAAAAGCAGATGGCAAAGTAACCAAACAGTTAATCACTTATGAAGTAAACGCAGATGGTAAACTCACCAAATTAAACACGGCAGAAGATATTTCCGGCAGCGGTGTTACCATCAACAAAGACAAATTTGTGATGAACTATAAAGGTGACAACACCGCTTATAAGAAAACTTCTTCTAAATTAGGCTCTTATGTGATTACCGATTCCACTTTGGTGTTTGACATTCCTGCAACTGCAACCAATTCCGACGATTATGCCATCAAAAACAAATCCATGTTTGAAGACGGCGGTTTATACGATGTGGAAATTTACGATGCAGGGGAAGACCTTTCTGCAAAAGTAGTCATCGTGAAAAACTCCACCGGTCTGACCAGCTCCGAGAGCCCGATTGCAGTTATCAATAAAATTTCTCAGTCCAGAAACGACAAAGGCGAAATTGTAGACAAATTATATGCAGCACACAACGGTCAGATGATTGCCTTAGAAACCTCTGAAAAAGGTATTTTAGTAAACGGTGAAGGCAAACAGTTAAAAGCAGGGGATGTGATTCAGTTCAGAACCAACGCACAGGGTGTGATTGATAGAATCACCGTTCTCTTTGAAGTGGATGACAAAGCAACTGAGTTTACAAAAACCGACGGCGATATGCGTCTGGTATACGGTAAAGTAGACCGTAAGTTTGCATCCTCCATTAACGTAACCGTAAACGGCGGAAGCGTGGAAAACTTCTCACTTGACGGCGTGAAAGTTGTATCTGTGGATACCACCAAATCCTCCACTCAGGTGAAGTTAGCCGATGCAGGTGACATTCAGAAATACGATGCAAAGAGCCCCAGACTGGTGCTGATTCGTGAGTATAAAGACCAGGTCCAGGAAATTGTTATCGTAAGATAA
- a CDS encoding alpha-galactosidase, whose product MSISYISKEQIFHLQTPNTSYVLGVLDGKHLLHLYYGKRIDEYTSILDNFPIAGELAFSPIDVPEHFMSTNMLPMEYPCYGSADFRSPAFHAEYEDGSSVTCFEYECYEIFKGKKKLEGLPATYVENDSEAETLEITLCDRLTGVKVILSYTVFNQVDAIAKSVRVQNDGNGVVTLKSVLSSTIHLFDKNYEFVHLEGAWAKERSIQKRPLLNGCMQIDSKRVTSSHHHSPFVALARPYATETQGDVYGFSFVYSGNHIEQVEVNEFDTARVNVGINPFGFSWQLTPNAEFQTPEVVLTYSDCGFGKMSRTYHKLYRTRLVRGKYRDEQRPVLINNWEATYFDFNEEKILKIASKAQSVGIDLMVLDDGWFGKRNSDNCSLGDWVVDTNKLPDGIESLATKVNEMGMKFGLWFEPEMISEDSDLYRAHPDWCIHIEGRKCTPARNQLMLDLTREEIRDYIVDAVCSVLKSAPISYVKWDMNRNATELGSKSLPPQRQQEFAHRYVLGIYEVMERITSAFPDVLFEGCSGGGGRFDAGMLYYYPQYWTSDNTDGVERLSIQHGTSMVMPASTMGAHISAVPNHQVGRTTPLTFRGHVAMAGQFGYELDLNTLSDEEIEIVKEQVKLYKDIRDIVQRGELYRLASPFEGNNTSWEYVHEDRVVLTYYTIRARSTTGKTNVKLCGLDETAKYTETTGGKTYSGSYLMNVGLYFEDKKDYSSTMLIFQKQ is encoded by the coding sequence ATGAGCATTTCCTATATTTCCAAAGAACAAATTTTTCATTTGCAGACTCCCAACACCAGTTATGTATTGGGCGTTTTAGACGGTAAACATTTGCTTCATTTATATTATGGAAAACGGATTGATGAATACACATCTATTTTAGATAATTTCCCCATTGCAGGGGAGTTGGCATTTTCGCCCATTGATGTTCCTGAACATTTTATGAGCACCAATATGCTTCCTATGGAATATCCTTGCTACGGCAGTGCAGACTTTCGTTCTCCTGCATTCCACGCAGAATATGAAGACGGAAGCTCCGTTACCTGTTTTGAATACGAATGCTATGAGATTTTTAAAGGCAAAAAGAAGCTGGAAGGACTGCCTGCCACCTACGTGGAAAATGACAGCGAAGCAGAGACGCTGGAAATCACTCTTTGTGACCGTTTGACCGGCGTAAAAGTGATACTCTCTTACACTGTTTTTAATCAAGTGGATGCCATTGCCAAAAGCGTTCGTGTGCAAAATGACGGGAATGGGGTTGTTACCTTAAAAAGTGTGCTTTCTTCCACCATTCATCTGTTTGATAAAAATTATGAGTTTGTGCATTTGGAAGGTGCTTGGGCAAAAGAGAGAAGTATCCAGAAAAGACCGCTGTTAAACGGTTGTATGCAAATTGACAGTAAACGTGTGACCTCAAGCCACCATCACAGTCCCTTTGTGGCGTTGGCTCGTCCTTATGCCACCGAAACACAGGGAGATGTGTACGGTTTTAGCTTCGTGTATAGCGGAAACCACATCGAGCAGGTGGAAGTAAACGAATTTGACACCGCCAGAGTGAATGTGGGTATCAATCCGTTCGGCTTCTCCTGGCAGCTTACTCCTAATGCCGAATTTCAGACCCCCGAAGTGGTGTTAACCTACTCCGATTGCGGCTTCGGCAAAATGTCAAGAACTTATCATAAACTGTACCGTACCCGTCTGGTTCGCGGGAAATACAGAGACGAACAGCGCCCTGTGTTAATCAATAACTGGGAAGCAACCTATTTTGATTTCAACGAAGAAAAAATCTTAAAAATCGCATCCAAAGCACAGTCTGTGGGTATTGACTTAATGGTGCTTGACGATGGTTGGTTCGGCAAACGAAATTCCGATAACTGTTCCTTGGGGGATTGGGTGGTTGACACAAATAAATTGCCCGACGGTATCGAAAGCTTAGCAACCAAAGTCAACGAAATGGGAATGAAGTTTGGTCTTTGGTTTGAGCCCGAAATGATTTCAGAAGACAGTGACTTATACAGAGCCCATCCTGATTGGTGTATTCACATTGAAGGAAGAAAATGTACCCCGGCAAGAAATCAGTTGATGCTGGATTTAACCAGAGAAGAAATCCGTGATTATATTGTGGATGCGGTATGTTCTGTGCTGAAATCCGCACCCATTTCCTATGTAAAATGGGATATGAACCGAAATGCCACCGAGCTTGGTTCCAAATCCTTACCGCCCCAGCGTCAGCAGGAATTTGCACACCGCTATGTGTTGGGCATTTATGAAGTGATGGAACGAATCACCTCCGCATTCCCCGATGTGTTATTTGAAGGATGCTCCGGCGGTGGCGGACGTTTTGATGCCGGTATGCTTTACTATTATCCCCAGTACTGGACCAGCGACAACACCGACGGGGTGGAACGTCTCTCTATCCAGCACGGCACTTCTATGGTGATGCCTGCTTCCACTATGGGAGCACACATTTCTGCTGTTCCCAATCATCAGGTAGGAAGAACCACACCTCTTACGTTCCGTGGTCACGTTGCGATGGCAGGTCAGTTCGGTTACGAATTGGATTTAAACACCTTATCCGATGAGGAAATCGAAATCGTAAAAGAACAGGTGAAACTGTATAAAGATATTCGTGATATCGTTCAGAGAGGGGAGCTCTACCGTCTGGCAAGTCCCTTTGAAGGAAACAATACCTCCTGGGAATATGTGCACGAAGACAGAGTTGTCCTCACTTATTATACCATCCGTGCGAGAAGCACCACAGGGAAAACCAATGTGAAACTTTGCGGTTTGGATGAAACCGCAAAATATACGGAAACAACCGGCGGTAAAACCTACAGCGGTTCTTACCTGATGAATGTGGGCCTTTATTTTGAAGATAAAAAAGATTATTCTTCCACTATGTTGATTTTCCAAAAACAATAA
- a CDS encoding tRNA threonylcarbamoyladenosine dehydratase yields the protein MMNQFSRTELLLGKEGVEKLKKAHVSVFGLGGVGSYTVEALCRSGVGTFTLVDNDTVSLTNLNRQLIATQDTVGQYKTEVSKERILSINPDAKVHLKTEFYLPETDFDFSGIDYIVDAIDTVTAKLHLIETAHKLNIPIISSMGTGNKLDPTKLEVTDISKTSVCPLARVMRQELRKRKIDHLKVVYSKEEPLTPLYDASAEDKGTTGRKAPGSVAFVPSVAGLIIAGEVIKDIVKNK from the coding sequence ATAATGAACCAATTCTCCCGTACAGAACTTCTTCTTGGAAAAGAAGGGGTAGAAAAACTAAAAAAAGCACACGTGTCAGTATTTGGCTTGGGCGGAGTGGGTTCCTACACGGTGGAAGCATTATGCCGAAGCGGTGTTGGCACCTTTACTTTGGTGGATAACGATACCGTTTCTCTCACCAATTTAAACCGTCAGCTGATTGCCACCCAGGATACCGTGGGACAGTATAAAACCGAAGTATCAAAAGAACGGATTTTATCCATTAACCCCGATGCCAAAGTGCATTTAAAAACTGAATTTTATCTGCCTGAAACCGACTTTGATTTTTCGGGCATCGACTATATCGTAGATGCCATCGACACGGTGACAGCAAAGCTTCATTTAATTGAAACGGCACACAAATTAAATATCCCCATCATTTCTTCTATGGGAACGGGCAACAAATTAGATCCCACAAAGTTGGAAGTGACCGATATTTCCAAAACCTCGGTTTGTCCTTTGGCAAGAGTGATGCGCCAAGAGCTTCGGAAACGAAAAATCGACCATTTAAAAGTGGTGTATTCCAAAGAAGAACCGCTCACTCCTTTATATGATGCTTCCGCTGAAGACAAGGGAACCACCGGACGAAAAGCACCCGGAAGTGTTGCCTTTGTACCATCGGTTGCAGGACTAATTATCGCCGGCGAAGTGATAAAAGATATTGTGAAGAACAAATAA
- a CDS encoding patatin family protein: MKIGLVLEGGGMRGIYTIGVLDCLMDENFRADYVIGVSAGACNGSSYVSGQKGRAYRTNTEYITDSRYLGMKNYLTTKSLFGMDFLFDEIPNKLIPFDYDAFFQSPCEFVMGVTDVITGRAKYFDKSHVEPKNMVLRASSSLPVFAPIVEYQGGKYLDGGVADSIPVKKALEDGCDKVIVVLTRERGFVKKPEKFRSVYKRMYKKYPKMIDALDHRHQQYNESLAFIDQLEKDGKAVVIAPDAPLAVGRFEKNPDQLKAVWKIGYDDMKKKMRKVLKLSEKSNAEEA, from the coding sequence ATGAAAATCGGACTTGTTTTGGAAGGCGGCGGCATGCGTGGAATTTACACCATCGGGGTGTTGGACTGCCTGATGGATGAAAATTTCCGTGCAGATTACGTGATCGGTGTTTCTGCAGGTGCCTGCAACGGCTCCTCTTATGTGTCGGGTCAAAAAGGCAGAGCTTATCGCACGAACACAGAATATATTACCGACAGCCGATATTTGGGAATGAAAAATTATCTCACCACAAAATCTCTGTTCGGTATGGATTTTCTCTTTGATGAAATTCCCAACAAACTGATTCCCTTTGATTATGACGCTTTTTTCCAATCTCCCTGCGAATTTGTAATGGGTGTGACCGACGTTATCACAGGACGTGCCAAATATTTTGATAAATCTCACGTAGAACCGAAAAACATGGTACTTCGGGCATCCTCTTCCCTGCCGGTGTTTGCTCCCATTGTGGAGTATCAAGGCGGGAAATATTTAGACGGCGGTGTAGCAGATTCCATCCCCGTAAAAAAAGCGTTGGAAGACGGTTGTGACAAAGTGATCGTGGTTTTAACAAGAGAACGAGGCTTTGTCAAAAAACCTGAAAAATTCAGAAGCGTTTATAAACGGATGTATAAAAAATATCCGAAAATGATTGATGCATTGGACCATCGTCACCAACAGTATAACGAAAGCTTAGCCTTCATAGACCAATTAGAAAAAGACGGAAAAGCTGTGGTGATTGCCCCCGATGCTCCCTTAGCTGTGGGACGGTTTGAAAAAAATCCCGACCAATTAAAGGCTGTTTGGAAAATCGGCTATGACGATATGAAAAAGAAAATGCGAAAAGTGTTAAAACTGTCAGAAAAATCTAATGCGGAGGAAGCATAA